The following are encoded in a window of Chloroflexota bacterium genomic DNA:
- a CDS encoding serine/threonine protein kinase translates to MKKSVGILIIVIALGALLAMALPFLACELQEWPEDRWPQFRNTLTNTGYSTSGAVKKADVDQVKWTYDGIDGTIASCVAVRYDQVYVGSSDGVIYCFEKDKGGSVWKYPKSGAIGAIHSSPAVAGHKVFVGSDDGCVYALDEKDGTLKWKATLGEPVRSSPAVAYGKVFVGCDDGKLYFLDEDNGEILWSFQTGDSVRSSPAVKSNKIYFGSDDGYVYALDQKGKKEIWKYKTNGPVRSSPTLGKDEVYFGSDDGYVYALDEDDGNFLWNYKTGGLVRSSPALAYRRVFVGSDDGYVYSIKDGKKGGQLDWRYQTGGPVISSPAVAGHHVYVASQDGYLYALKEDKDGRLVFKYELGGEPSSSPALAANKLYIGASKIICLKK, encoded by the coding sequence CTGGCCATGGCACTACCTTTCTTAGCCTGTGAACTACAAGAATGGCCCGAAGACAGGTGGCCCCAATTTCGCAACACCCTGACAAATACTGGATATTCCACCTCGGGGGCAGTCAAGAAGGCGGATGTGGATCAGGTGAAATGGACGTATGATGGGATAGACGGCACAATCGCTTCTTGCGTGGCGGTCAGGTATGATCAGGTGTATGTAGGCTCCAGCGATGGTGTTATCTACTGCTTTGAAAAGGATAAGGGCGGCTCTGTTTGGAAATATCCCAAGAGCGGTGCCATCGGCGCAATTCACAGTTCTCCTGCTGTGGCAGGACATAAGGTTTTCGTGGGCTCGGATGATGGGTGTGTCTATGCGTTAGACGAGAAAGACGGAACGCTAAAATGGAAGGCCACTCTTGGCGAGCCAGTGCGCTCCTCACCGGCTGTGGCCTACGGGAAAGTCTTCGTAGGTTGCGATGACGGCAAACTATACTTCTTGGATGAGGACAACGGTGAGATTCTGTGGAGTTTCCAGACTGGTGATTCGGTGCGTTCATCGCCAGCGGTGAAATCTAATAAGATATACTTTGGCTCCGATGACGGGTATGTCTATGCTCTTGATCAGAAGGGCAAGAAGGAGATCTGGAAGTACAAGACGAACGGGCCGGTGAGATCTTCCCCGACGTTGGGTAAGGATGAAGTCTACTTTGGCTCCGATGACGGGTATGTCTATGCCCTAGATGAGGACGACGGCAATTTCTTGTGGAACTACAAGACCGGGGGGCTGGTGCGCTCCTCCCCAGCCCTGGCTTACCGCCGTGTTTTCGTAGGCTCAGACGATGGTTATGTTTACAGTATCAAGGACGGCAAGAAGGGCGGTCAGCTCGACTGGAGGTACCAGACAGGCGGGCCAGTGATCTCCTCCCCGGCGGTGGCGGGCCACCACGTATATGTGGCGTCTCAGGATGGCTACTTGTACGCGTTGAAGGAAGACAAAGATGGCAGACTGGTCTTCAAGTATGAATTGGGAGGAGAGCCTAGCTCTTCACCTGCTCTAGCGGCCAACAAGCTCTATATCGGGGCCAGTAAGATCATCTGTCTCAAGAAATAA